The following are from one region of the Denitrobacterium detoxificans genome:
- a CDS encoding acyltransferase — translation MNEPQVNADGRSVRALRIDSEPSGMSLQGRLYYLDVLRVFAIFCVVMIHVCAWHFYQVDIASTRYFAMCLFDEFAHVAVPVFVMISGVLFLNPAKEVTYDRVFKKYLPRLGVAFAVWSVLYAFYLTAIATESIQSNGLLLTYVCNLIRGPLHFWFIPMIAGLYLITPLLRSFTSDANLRKAFLLLGLIFALALPSISDLLALSSEPHVVAFASAYNNLVGDFNFQFAVGYSFYFVLGYHLSTIKVHRPIAFLVVGVLALAAGTWLVFMQSGMEGKPNVTLMTNFRVFVFTGSVGLFAFAKETMQFWSPSAKVAGCVRWLSDRVFGVYLVHLFVIYAFEAVGLNAVSFNTFLAIPVATLAVFGVSLLLVAAIRAIPRVGKWLT, via the coding sequence ATGAATGAGCCACAGGTGAATGCCGATGGTCGGTCGGTTAGGGCGCTTAGGATAGATTCGGAGCCTAGTGGGATGTCCTTACAGGGGCGACTGTATTACCTTGATGTTTTGAGGGTTTTTGCCATTTTTTGCGTTGTGATGATTCATGTTTGCGCTTGGCATTTTTACCAAGTTGATATTGCTTCCACGAGGTATTTTGCGATGTGCCTCTTTGACGAATTTGCACACGTAGCCGTTCCCGTTTTCGTAATGATTAGTGGCGTGCTGTTTCTGAATCCCGCAAAAGAAGTAACGTACGATAGAGTATTCAAGAAGTACCTTCCCAGGCTGGGCGTGGCGTTTGCCGTATGGTCCGTGCTGTATGCGTTCTACCTGACCGCCATTGCGACGGAGAGCATTCAGTCTAATGGCTTGCTGCTTACCTATGTTTGCAATCTGATAAGGGGCCCGCTGCATTTCTGGTTCATTCCGATGATTGCGGGCTTGTATCTTATTACGCCGCTGCTGAGATCCTTTACGTCTGATGCGAATCTGAGAAAGGCCTTTTTGCTCCTGGGCCTCATATTCGCTCTTGCGCTGCCAAGCATATCGGATTTACTCGCTCTTTCGAGCGAGCCTCATGTTGTTGCGTTCGCGTCCGCTTACAACAACTTGGTTGGGGATTTCAATTTCCAATTCGCAGTTGGCTATTCGTTCTATTTCGTTCTGGGCTATCATCTCAGCACCATCAAAGTCCATCGGCCGATAGCTTTTTTAGTTGTAGGCGTGTTGGCTTTGGCTGCGGGTACGTGGCTGGTCTTTATGCAGTCCGGCATGGAGGGCAAGCCAAATGTGACCCTTATGACAAATTTCAGGGTGTTTGTTTTCACAGGGTCTGTGGGGCTATTCGCCTTCGCCAAGGAGACAATGCAGTTCTGGAGTCCGTCTGCAAAAGTAGCTGGGTGTGTACGGTGGCTATCGGATAGGGTTTTCGGCGTCTACCTCGTCCATCTCTTTGTGATTTATGCTTTTGAGGCGGTTGGCCTCAATGCTGTGTCGTTCAATACGTTTTTGGCAATTCCTGTTGCGACGCTTGCTGTGTTCGGGGTGTCGCTGCTCCTTGTTGCCGCCATTCGAGCAATTCCTCGTGTGGGCAAGTGGCTTACGTAA
- a CDS encoding acyltransferase, with the protein MEAKQATQPTKSKRNYGVDLLRVFAILCVVLLHEGSHGGLIGATTGVHHNAVMLVMACAYCAVDCFVIIGGFCQVDLRFKSKRILSLWATALFYSVAVTIFMLFYNATALPELPFLRMFLPVLTNCWWFFTAYFGLMLVSPLINLVFKHLDERKIKTLFALCLIAFCVAPFIAGTDIFRFNSGYSFGWFVVLYVIGACIRKINPFENWHKRWLIVYAICVACCWIMATYGNGAGIQPALIPDHPWQWLSYLSPFILVSSIALLMFFSRLNIQGKALTSIIAFLTPSVFAVYLISDHELIRNEFMKGGPAFAASLHTSEMILVMLGIAAGVFVICTLIDKLRALVFKLFKVDNGILALGKRIDERLGI; encoded by the coding sequence ATGGAAGCGAAGCAAGCAACGCAACCGACGAAAAGCAAACGAAATTACGGGGTCGACTTACTTCGCGTGTTTGCGATTCTTTGTGTGGTGCTCCTCCACGAGGGGTCGCATGGCGGACTCATTGGCGCAACAACCGGCGTTCACCACAATGCCGTAATGCTCGTGATGGCCTGCGCGTATTGCGCCGTCGACTGCTTCGTGATTATAGGTGGATTTTGCCAGGTTGACCTGCGATTCAAATCAAAACGCATTCTCTCGCTTTGGGCAACGGCACTCTTCTATTCGGTGGCAGTTACGATCTTCATGCTGTTCTATAACGCAACGGCGCTACCCGAACTCCCATTCCTAAGGATGTTTCTTCCCGTTCTCACTAATTGCTGGTGGTTCTTCACGGCCTACTTCGGATTAATGCTTGTTTCGCCCCTCATAAACCTCGTGTTCAAGCACCTCGACGAGCGCAAAATCAAAACTCTCTTCGCACTATGCCTCATTGCATTCTGCGTTGCGCCTTTCATAGCCGGCACTGACATCTTCAGGTTCAACAGTGGTTATTCCTTTGGATGGTTCGTTGTTCTATATGTCATCGGCGCTTGCATTCGCAAGATCAACCCGTTCGAAAACTGGCACAAGCGATGGCTCATCGTCTACGCGATATGCGTTGCATGCTGCTGGATCATGGCCACATACGGCAATGGTGCCGGAATCCAACCAGCCCTCATCCCCGACCATCCCTGGCAATGGCTGTCCTACCTATCGCCATTCATCCTCGTATCTAGCATTGCGCTACTGATGTTCTTCTCTCGCCTAAACATCCAAGGGAAGGCGCTCACATCAATCATCGCATTTCTTACGCCTAGCGTATTCGCCGTATATCTAATTAGCGATCATGAGCTCATTCGAAACGAGTTCATGAAGGGCGGGCCCGCGTTTGCGGCATCCCTGCACACCAGCGAAATGATTCTCGTCATGCTAGGTATCGCTGCTGGCGTCTTCGTCATTTGCACCCTAATCGACAAGCTCCGCGCGCTCGTTTTCAAGCTATTCAAAGTCGACAATGGGATTCTTGCTTTGGGCAAACGCATAGACGAACGACTCGGAATCTAG
- a CDS encoding Abi family protein: MEIEYNPLMTSDPKHIKPWLNPQEQVEHLKSKGVRFNLISENEAIEYLSKNSNYFRLRSYRTGFPKVDAGPRKGEYANLDFKMLIDLSIVDMLLRYEMLPMTLDIEHFAKVRLLQRIETEGEDGYEIVASFLKEDEQSFTRIKRELEQCRKSPYIKGIVDKYPNYDFPVWAFLELLTFGSFVYFHQHCATQFNDKEMRKRFYALQSVRSIRNACAHNNCILNELASGKPMHYPQKTVSNAISKINSIGKEQRTSKLKNDRMQEIATTLHTHSIVVSPGVKANRAAHLHTFAARMNKHINYYEGNYQVSSAFDFISKLINAWYPQNR; encoded by the coding sequence ATGGAAATTGAATATAATCCACTCATGACGAGTGACCCCAAACATATCAAGCCCTGGCTTAACCCCCAAGAGCAAGTCGAACACCTGAAAAGCAAAGGCGTTCGGTTCAACCTTATTTCCGAAAACGAGGCAATCGAATACCTATCTAAGAACAGTAATTACTTCAGGCTGCGGTCATACCGAACCGGGTTCCCAAAAGTAGACGCGGGACCTCGCAAGGGAGAATACGCTAACCTCGACTTCAAAATGCTCATCGATTTATCCATCGTTGACATGCTTCTTCGTTACGAGATGCTCCCCATGACGCTCGATATCGAGCATTTCGCAAAGGTAAGGCTGCTTCAGAGGATTGAAACAGAGGGCGAAGACGGTTACGAAATCGTCGCATCATTTCTTAAAGAGGACGAGCAGAGCTTTACGAGAATCAAAAGGGAGCTCGAGCAATGCAGAAAAAGCCCCTACATCAAAGGCATTGTCGATAAATACCCCAATTACGATTTCCCTGTTTGGGCTTTCCTCGAATTGCTGACTTTTGGCTCATTCGTTTACTTTCATCAGCATTGCGCTACCCAATTCAACGACAAAGAAATGCGCAAGCGGTTCTACGCCCTTCAAAGCGTAAGAAGCATTCGAAATGCCTGTGCCCACAACAACTGCATCCTAAACGAACTAGCTAGCGGCAAACCCATGCACTACCCCCAGAAAACCGTTTCGAATGCAATCAGCAAAATCAACAGCATCGGAAAAGAGCAACGAACATCCAAACTCAAAAACGATCGAATGCAAGAAATAGCTACAACCCTACACACTCACAGCATAGTAGTTTCGCCGGGAGTTAAAGCAAACAGGGCGGCTCACCTTCATACTTTCGCAGCAAGAATGAACAAGCACATTAACTACTACGAAGGCAATTACCAGGTCTCATCTGCATTTGATTTCATCTCCAAACTCATCAACGCCTGGTACCCTCAGAATAGATGA
- a CDS encoding FAD-dependent oxidoreductase: MTREAHLSRRSFLTGLTTVGAAAVLGASTGCAPKSYGSKPQEAEAAQTATDTADWLGEAPAITDADCAQTLDYEVVVVGAGTSGYFAAASAAESGAKTLLIEKGGSGNSVRSSSLGAVDTTAQREQGISIDVQEIVNDMSGYAQGRADTRLIKMWAEKSGEAIDWYTNLLRAHDMEVQLEWNMPDGTRYKEWPVGHGTNGEYPSRESDVAAIMNEYIESFEGCATMFNTAMQCLITDGENKVVGLYAKSNKGYIRINASKAVIVGTGGYAYNKDMYKALHTEEYQSHGTFDAFPNCTGDGIKALLWLGCRMDSVPSGVVFNRCLLTADQHEGDPYNVHSDSYGYFFFSSQPFLRVDSAGHRFHNESEPYEYVMKTSANRPVGDRYWHQVWDGNWKDDVYRFHTVGCSTICYREGADHDAYPTMMDDWIEPEMESFVDAGYIVKAETLEELADKLQVSDKDAFLATCARQNENYDNQHDPDFGKEAFRLSELRTPPFYATVKSCGFSLCTTDGIKVNTNLQPYGKNGQPIEGVYVVGNDQGGFYGGVYPNLAVGINAGRSATFGRYAGKMAAAL, encoded by the coding sequence ATGACTCGCGAAGCACATCTTTCACGCCGATCGTTTCTCACGGGCCTCACGACCGTAGGAGCAGCGGCCGTTTTGGGAGCATCGACAGGCTGCGCACCGAAATCGTACGGCAGCAAGCCGCAAGAAGCCGAAGCCGCTCAAACGGCCACCGATACCGCCGATTGGCTCGGCGAAGCACCTGCCATCACCGACGCCGATTGCGCGCAAACGCTCGATTACGAAGTCGTTGTCGTAGGCGCAGGCACGTCGGGCTACTTTGCCGCAGCATCTGCCGCAGAAAGCGGAGCGAAAACGCTCCTCATCGAAAAGGGTGGCTCGGGCAACAGCGTTCGCTCTTCGTCGCTGGGCGCCGTCGACACCACTGCGCAACGCGAGCAAGGCATCAGTATTGACGTGCAAGAAATCGTCAATGACATGTCCGGCTATGCGCAAGGCCGCGCCGATACTCGGCTCATCAAGATGTGGGCCGAAAAATCGGGCGAGGCCATCGATTGGTACACCAATCTGCTGCGTGCGCATGACATGGAAGTGCAGCTCGAATGGAATATGCCCGACGGCACGCGCTACAAGGAATGGCCCGTCGGGCATGGCACGAACGGCGAATACCCCTCGCGCGAAAGCGATGTGGCAGCCATCATGAACGAATACATCGAATCGTTCGAGGGATGCGCGACGATGTTCAACACCGCCATGCAGTGCCTCATCACCGACGGCGAAAACAAGGTCGTAGGACTATACGCAAAGAGCAACAAGGGCTACATCCGCATCAACGCCTCCAAGGCCGTCATCGTGGGCACTGGCGGTTACGCGTATAACAAAGACATGTACAAGGCCCTGCATACCGAGGAATACCAGAGCCACGGCACATTCGACGCTTTCCCCAACTGCACGGGTGATGGCATCAAGGCTCTGCTCTGGCTGGGATGCCGCATGGACTCCGTGCCTTCCGGCGTCGTGTTCAATCGCTGCCTGCTTACCGCCGACCAGCACGAGGGCGACCCCTACAACGTGCACAGTGACTCGTACGGCTACTTCTTCTTCAGCTCGCAGCCGTTCCTGCGCGTCGATAGCGCAGGCCATCGCTTCCACAACGAAAGCGAGCCCTACGAGTACGTCATGAAGACCTCGGCCAATCGTCCCGTAGGCGATCGCTACTGGCATCAGGTCTGGGACGGCAATTGGAAGGACGACGTCTACCGCTTCCACACGGTGGGATGCTCCACGATTTGCTATCGAGAAGGAGCCGACCACGATGCCTACCCCACCATGATGGACGACTGGATCGAACCGGAGATGGAAAGCTTCGTCGACGCAGGCTATATCGTGAAGGCGGAGACGCTCGAAGAATTGGCAGACAAGCTGCAGGTTAGCGACAAGGACGCGTTCCTTGCCACCTGCGCGCGCCAAAACGAGAACTACGACAACCAACACGACCCCGATTTCGGCAAGGAAGCCTTCCGCCTGAGCGAGCTGCGCACTCCACCGTTCTACGCAACCGTGAAGTCGTGCGGCTTCAGCCTGTGCACCACCGACGGCATCAAGGTGAACACTAACCTTCAGCCCTACGGCAAGAACGGCCAGCCCATTGAGGGCGTATACGTCGTAGGCAACGACCAGGGCGGCTTCTACGGCGGCGTCTATCCCAACCTGGCTGTCGGCATCAACGCAGGCAGGAGCGCCACCTTCGGACGCTACGCAGGCAAGATGGCCGCAGCGCTCTAA
- a CDS encoding Fic family protein — MASIARYDQEQANRAYNLPALMLRSESSSSSQIERLTSSARNVALAELSDKTSQNAQLIAANIAAMHEALAHERAIDAPLITRIHDTLVEGTDAAAGIRTEQVWIGGGFYSPHGAVFVPPHHSRISSYLDDLVAFSAKADISPLVKAAIFHAQFETVHPFTDGNGRTGRALLHAMLAWDDVLRCTTIPLSAGLLSNVDAYMAALDAYHDGHIEPIVEQLLDAVELAIALGAKMSAQFDALLNAWNESFIERKGAKIYELPALLVEQPVVNTAYVAKRLGISDRAARDLIAKACDYGILSKMGNARRGAFYQALELIEIIEEASSAKGLRRAKAR, encoded by the coding sequence ATGGCATCCATAGCGCGATACGACCAAGAGCAAGCTAATCGCGCTTACAACCTGCCCGCGCTCATGCTCCGAAGCGAATCGTCCTCGAGCTCCCAGATCGAGCGCCTCACCTCGAGCGCGCGCAACGTGGCGCTAGCGGAACTCAGCGACAAGACATCCCAGAATGCACAGCTCATCGCAGCAAACATTGCGGCCATGCACGAGGCCCTTGCACACGAAAGAGCCATCGACGCTCCGCTCATCACACGCATACACGACACCCTTGTGGAAGGCACCGACGCGGCAGCCGGCATCAGAACCGAACAGGTATGGATTGGGGGCGGCTTTTACAGTCCGCACGGGGCCGTTTTCGTTCCGCCCCATCACAGCCGCATTTCGTCGTATTTAGACGACCTCGTGGCCTTTAGCGCTAAAGCAGACATATCACCCCTGGTAAAAGCTGCCATTTTCCATGCACAATTCGAAACCGTTCATCCCTTCACCGACGGCAACGGGCGCACGGGGCGCGCGCTGCTACATGCAATGCTCGCCTGGGATGATGTGCTTCGTTGCACCACCATCCCGCTTTCGGCAGGGCTCCTGAGCAACGTCGACGCATACATGGCTGCGCTTGATGCATACCACGATGGCCACATCGAACCAATCGTCGAACAGCTACTCGACGCAGTGGAACTCGCCATTGCGCTTGGGGCGAAGATGTCCGCGCAATTCGATGCCTTACTTAATGCATGGAACGAGTCGTTTATCGAGCGCAAGGGGGCGAAAATCTACGAACTGCCCGCGCTGCTCGTAGAGCAGCCCGTGGTCAATACAGCATACGTCGCCAAGCGGCTCGGCATCTCCGACAGGGCAGCACGCGACCTTATCGCCAAGGCTTGCGACTACGGCATCCTATCCAAGATGGGCAACGCACGGCGTGGCGCATTCTACCAAGCGCTCGAACTCATCGAGATTATCGAGGAGGCTTCGAGCGCGAAGGGGCTGCGGAGAGCGAAAGCTAGATAG
- a CDS encoding glycosyltransferase: protein MAGSVVISVIVPIYNRVDSMSRCVSSILDQSSKENFCEVILIDDGSTDGSGELCDELARKHDNIKVIHQENRGVSAARNAGIDVATGKYLAFVDSDDYLKKDTLNKAVAFFDRNYDVVDLVAFPSRTFKNGKESSPHYRYRVLITSGVYDVSNTTYAYAHITRLEAVYKNRGAGKNIHFDENLGFQEDLKYNIETVLEKQAIGYSNHGCYCYEQQDGGIQSTTLYAYNIFETSMALWESEFAKYEGAVPVYLQSLYLCDIAWKLNANKLFPYHYEGEEFQKAIDRIDALLARVDSDILVDHPTMDSFRKTYFYARGHKGELIFATNGNTLSLNVNNSTLYSRTKVEIVVLKSMIRDGIFKIRGYLKSPCFSFCEKPKLRARIKSWDGSKEVYIPLGESSWSYYKCEEKTDRFWDFEFSIPTNKGYVVDFTVLLQGREIDTNYYFMFRAVFSNSKPDRHEYVKDNTVVRFSSNKFFITPLSDEAFRKAVTAIDDSLEKKRSKQWFMRKLVRRYRAQGKRVWLYHDCHGVEKNNAYFQFQHDWDKNDGIERYYVVNDDIATRKHLFTKNQLSHVIPFRGRKHKLLFLLAEKILTAYVEQANYMAFGQSMYRRYADLFNAEIVYLQHGVLHAHQPWKYSMDRLLIDKEVVSTSFEVSNLINVYGFKKNELIASGMPRYDTMDLSATPERKILFAPSWRSYVVKQKKDGQWEPTVKAFKASEFYKEIEAFLNSERLNDLLERYDYTLDVKLHPILQELYGDMLESKFERIRSAAESVDETSYKVFITDYSSYRFDFVYLQRAIMYFFPDYMQFKSGMCTYRETDLPLDGTFGKCLLSADDAVTELGEILARDGEPEAVYADQMKDFFLHRDLHNCDRIYNAVLTGNPVPLALDKPFPDCEYVFLWGELQSRAGGMTRAMLDRACMLVREGCSVTVLLGALGKKQLGNVKYWAENAYPEITGIKFVAIEDYFGEKLSDGEGNLPVINEADYYSIDEYEGSVRVARTNYLPNTDKVYFEHFYSPSRFNYMSLKYCDAKGPDKDPSVILKRQSDGNEEALRNRSVLREKFYSGYVNDLSAKDVVVFHDPMLDTEPGFRYIDESDKNVYRIAISHGVGYGGERNWYSSINPRMTNNIEKLPVEVDGMVFLTEAAKRQAEKRLGKRTIFHVVPNVFTKSPRVSPGSRNTKRAVFIGRFSPEKQPAAIVRAFGRAEKRVPGIHLEMYGSGALRDETAELVKKLGYSHCISVMSYVDNPGEVYDNAALSIMASKCEGLPLALGESLSHGCPAISYDIKFGPSDFIKNGKNGFLVPANNEDALVDQIVFYFKNVKDLLPHFSWFAYESMSAFSYHSYRSKWIHCIESVIEDKMRFNRMTSMSFADEGSLRDMSTVTIRGTLSVEGTFPNGEIANESVYLRAYNADRTDYEIVSLDHSIVGGLNVAVFDKVKVPVTTRNLSICFECENSFKELALDL from the coding sequence ATGGCAGGTTCCGTCGTCATTAGCGTAATCGTACCTATCTATAACCGCGTCGATTCGATGTCTCGCTGCGTTTCGTCCATTTTGGACCAATCCAGCAAGGAGAACTTCTGCGAGGTCATTCTGATTGACGATGGTTCTACCGACGGCAGCGGCGAGTTGTGTGACGAACTTGCTCGCAAGCATGACAACATCAAGGTCATCCATCAGGAAAACAGGGGCGTTTCTGCCGCTCGCAATGCCGGCATCGATGTCGCTACGGGCAAGTACCTCGCATTTGTCGACAGTGACGACTATCTCAAGAAAGATACGCTCAATAAGGCAGTCGCCTTCTTTGATCGCAACTACGATGTGGTCGATTTGGTCGCGTTCCCTTCTCGAACGTTCAAGAACGGGAAAGAGTCTTCGCCGCATTATCGATACCGGGTTCTCATTACCTCGGGTGTGTATGACGTAAGTAACACAACGTATGCTTATGCGCATATTACCAGGTTGGAGGCAGTGTATAAGAACCGGGGAGCTGGGAAGAACATCCATTTCGACGAGAATTTGGGCTTTCAGGAAGATTTGAAGTATAACATCGAGACCGTTCTGGAAAAGCAGGCTATCGGTTACTCCAATCATGGATGCTATTGCTACGAGCAGCAGGATGGCGGCATCCAGAGCACCACTTTGTATGCGTATAACATCTTCGAGACGTCGATGGCGCTCTGGGAGAGCGAATTCGCGAAGTATGAAGGCGCTGTGCCTGTGTATCTCCAGTCTCTTTACCTTTGCGATATCGCATGGAAGCTTAATGCGAATAAGCTCTTCCCCTATCACTACGAGGGAGAGGAGTTCCAGAAGGCTATCGATCGAATCGATGCCTTGCTTGCAAGGGTTGATTCGGACATCCTGGTTGACCATCCAACGATGGATAGCTTCCGCAAGACATATTTCTACGCTCGTGGGCATAAGGGTGAGCTCATTTTCGCCACAAATGGCAATACGCTTTCTCTGAACGTGAACAATTCGACTCTGTATAGCCGTACTAAGGTCGAAATCGTTGTTCTGAAGAGCATGATTCGCGATGGGATATTTAAGATTCGCGGCTATCTGAAGAGCCCCTGCTTCTCGTTTTGCGAAAAGCCAAAATTGCGTGCGCGCATTAAGTCTTGGGATGGCAGTAAAGAGGTCTACATCCCCCTTGGTGAATCTTCCTGGAGCTATTACAAGTGTGAGGAGAAAACCGATAGGTTCTGGGATTTCGAATTCTCTATTCCCACCAACAAGGGTTATGTGGTCGATTTCACCGTTCTTCTTCAGGGCAGGGAAATTGACACCAACTATTATTTCATGTTCAGGGCTGTTTTCTCGAACTCCAAGCCCGATCGCCACGAGTACGTCAAGGACAATACCGTAGTACGTTTCTCGTCAAACAAGTTTTTCATTACCCCGCTGTCGGATGAAGCGTTCCGGAAGGCTGTTACCGCGATTGATGATTCGCTTGAGAAGAAGCGCTCCAAGCAATGGTTCATGCGTAAGCTCGTTAGGCGATATCGTGCTCAGGGAAAACGGGTTTGGCTTTATCATGATTGCCATGGAGTTGAGAAGAACAATGCTTACTTCCAATTCCAGCATGACTGGGATAAAAATGATGGCATAGAACGCTACTACGTTGTGAATGACGACATCGCCACGCGTAAGCATCTCTTCACGAAGAACCAGCTTTCTCACGTTATTCCCTTCCGTGGACGCAAGCACAAGCTTCTCTTTCTGCTCGCGGAAAAGATTCTAACTGCCTATGTTGAGCAGGCGAATTACATGGCATTTGGCCAGTCTATGTATCGGAGATACGCGGACCTGTTCAATGCTGAAATCGTCTATCTACAGCATGGCGTACTCCATGCGCATCAGCCGTGGAAGTATTCGATGGACCGTTTGCTCATCGACAAGGAAGTCGTTTCTACCTCATTCGAAGTGTCGAATCTTATTAACGTGTACGGCTTCAAGAAAAACGAGCTCATTGCGTCTGGCATGCCGCGTTATGACACGATGGATTTATCTGCGACTCCTGAGCGAAAGATTCTCTTTGCGCCGTCTTGGCGTTCGTACGTGGTCAAGCAGAAGAAGGATGGCCAGTGGGAGCCCACGGTGAAGGCGTTCAAGGCTTCGGAGTTCTACAAGGAAATAGAAGCGTTTTTGAATTCCGAACGTCTTAATGACTTGCTCGAGCGCTATGACTATACGCTCGACGTAAAGCTTCATCCAATTTTGCAAGAACTGTATGGCGATATGCTCGAGAGCAAATTCGAGCGTATCAGATCCGCTGCGGAATCTGTAGACGAGACGTCCTATAAGGTCTTCATTACCGACTATTCGTCGTATCGATTTGATTTCGTGTACCTTCAGCGCGCCATCATGTACTTCTTCCCCGACTACATGCAGTTCAAGTCAGGAATGTGTACCTATCGCGAAACTGATTTGCCGCTTGATGGCACGTTTGGCAAATGCTTGCTTTCTGCGGATGATGCTGTTACGGAATTGGGCGAAATCCTTGCGCGTGATGGTGAGCCGGAAGCGGTGTACGCTGACCAGATGAAGGATTTCTTCCTCCATCGAGATTTGCATAATTGTGACCGTATCTACAATGCGGTTCTTACTGGCAATCCGGTTCCTTTGGCTTTGGATAAGCCGTTTCCCGATTGCGAGTACGTTTTCCTTTGGGGCGAGCTGCAATCACGTGCAGGTGGCATGACCCGCGCAATGCTCGATAGGGCCTGCATGCTGGTCCGAGAGGGCTGCTCCGTGACCGTCCTGCTTGGCGCTTTGGGAAAGAAGCAGCTGGGCAATGTGAAATACTGGGCTGAGAATGCCTACCCGGAAATCACGGGAATCAAGTTTGTTGCCATCGAAGACTATTTTGGCGAGAAACTGTCCGACGGGGAAGGTAATTTGCCTGTAATTAACGAGGCGGATTATTATAGCATCGATGAGTATGAGGGCTCTGTTCGCGTTGCTCGTACGAATTATTTGCCGAACACCGACAAGGTGTATTTCGAGCATTTCTATTCGCCTTCGCGCTTTAATTACATGTCGCTTAAGTATTGCGATGCGAAAGGGCCGGATAAGGACCCAAGCGTCATTCTGAAGAGGCAGTCGGATGGCAACGAGGAGGCTCTTCGGAATCGCTCTGTTCTCAGGGAAAAGTTCTACTCTGGGTACGTTAACGACCTGAGCGCGAAGGACGTTGTCGTATTCCATGACCCCATGCTGGATACGGAGCCTGGCTTCAGGTACATCGACGAATCGGACAAGAATGTCTACCGAATTGCGATTTCTCATGGCGTTGGCTATGGCGGAGAGCGCAATTGGTACTCCTCCATCAACCCCAGGATGACGAACAATATCGAGAAACTTCCTGTTGAGGTTGACGGTATGGTGTTCCTAACCGAAGCCGCTAAGCGTCAGGCGGAAAAGCGTCTTGGGAAGCGCACGATATTTCATGTCGTTCCCAATGTATTCACCAAGTCGCCCAGGGTGTCTCCAGGGAGCCGCAATACGAAACGAGCTGTATTTATCGGTCGTTTTTCGCCTGAGAAGCAACCGGCGGCTATCGTGCGGGCGTTTGGCAGGGCTGAGAAGCGTGTGCCAGGCATTCATCTTGAAATGTATGGCTCTGGCGCTTTGCGTGATGAAACCGCCGAACTCGTGAAGAAGCTTGGATACAGCCATTGCATTTCGGTGATGTCGTATGTCGATAATCCCGGCGAGGTTTACGACAACGCTGCGTTGTCCATTATGGCAAGCAAATGCGAGGGTCTGCCTCTTGCTCTTGGCGAGAGTTTGTCTCATGGTTGTCCTGCGATTTCTTACGATATCAAGTTTGGTCCGAGCGACTTTATCAAGAATGGCAAGAACGGGTTTTTGGTTCCTGCGAACAACGAGGACGCCCTTGTCGACCAGATTGTTTTCTATTTCAAGAACGTCAAAGATTTGCTGCCGCACTTCTCCTGGTTTGCCTACGAATCGATGTCTGCGTTCTCGTACCATTCGTACAGGTCGAAGTGGATTCACTGTATCGAGTCCGTTATCGAGGACAAGATGCGCTTCAACCGAATGACGTCGATGTCGTTTGCGGACGAGGGTTCCTTGAGGGATATGTCCACGGTGACGATAAGGGGAACGCTTTCCGTTGAGGGTACATTCCCCAATGGTGAGATAGCCAATGAGAGCGTTTACCTGCGCGCTTATAACGCAGATAGGACCGATTACGAAATCGTCTCCCTCGATCACTCGATTGTTGGTGGCCTGAATGTGGCAGTGTTTGACAAGGTTAAAGTTCCTGTTACGACGCGGAATTTATCGATTTGCTTCGAGTGCGAAAACTCGTTCAAAGAGCTCGCGTTAGACCTTTAG